From the genome of Papaver somniferum cultivar HN1 chromosome 2, ASM357369v1, whole genome shotgun sequence, one region includes:
- the LOC113353404 gene encoding myb-related protein 330-like, whose product MGRHSCCLTQKLRKGLWSPEEDEKLFNYITTFGVGCWSSVPKQAGLQRCGKSCRLRWINYLRPDVKRGMFSQEEEDLIVNLHQLLGNRWAQIATKLPGRTDNEIKNFWNSCIKKKLKQQGIDPNTHMPLSETKECCNENLQTSSTEMGQAMVINNSTVFRNGLIRTDQAHYPDEDFMNKQVFDPFSSFESQMGSDQTGCTSKSRILSQYHSEQNYRDNYEFGFSPMPNLTYNCDHSNNMTDSMATDISESSSSRMSNLFLSETKECSGSSSCNVLNIQDNELHMMDNNMMENSAFSWDITEETNKLESTFQEFQFNGVKSEELEEEEMKINSWEVEDHTQHGRSYSSENLVNFPLTSLSEDLEYFEQI is encoded by the exons ATGGGTCGACATTCTTGTTGTTTGACACAAAAGTTAAGGAAAGGTTTATGGTCACCTGAAGAAGATGAAAAGCTTTTCAACTACATTACTACATTTGGTGTTGGATGTTGGAGTTCTGTTCCTAAGCAAGCAG GCTTACAAAGATGTGGAAAGAGTTGTAGATTGAGATGGATCAATTACTTAAGACCAGATGTTAAGAGAGGAATGTTTTCACAAGAAGAAGAGGATTTGATTGTTAATCTCCATCAACTCTTAGGAAACAG GTGGGCACAAATTGCaacaaaattacctggaagaaCCGATAATGAGATAAAAAACTTTTGGAATTCATGTATAAAGAAAAAACTCAAACAACAAGGAATCGATCCAAATACACATATgccattaagtgaaaccaaagaGTGTTGTAATGAAAATCTTCAAACATCCTCAACCGAGATGGGCCAAGCAATGGTGATCAACAATTCGACGGTGTTCCGTAATGGACTAATAAGGACTGATCAAGCTCATTATCCAGATGAAGATTTCATGAATAAACAAGTTTTTGATCCATTTTCTAGCTTTGAATCACAAATGGGTTCTGATCAAACAGGGTGTACCAGTAAATCTAGAATTTTATCTCAATATCATAGTGAACAAAATTATAGAGATAACTATGAGTTTGGGTTTTCGCCAATGCCGAATTTAACTTATAACTGTGATCATAGTAATAACATGACAGACTCGATGGCGACAGACATTTCCGAGAGTTCGAGTTCCAGAATGAGCAACTTGTTCTTGAGCGAAACTAAAGAATGTTCTGGTAGTAGTAGTTGCAATGTCTTGAACATCCAAGATAATGAACTACACATGATGGATAACAATATGATGGAGAATTCAGCTTTTTCGTGGGACATAACTGAGGAGACTAATAAGTTAGAATCTACATTTCAAGAGTTTCAATTCAATGGGGTAAAATCtgaagaattagaagaagaagaaatgaagataAACTCCTGGGAAGTAGAGGACCATACACAACATGGACGGAGTTATAGTTCGGAAAATTTGGTTAACTTTCCGTTGACGTCGCTATCTGAAGATCTTGAATATTTTGAACAAATTTAG